The following coding sequences lie in one Globicephala melas chromosome 15, mGloMel1.2, whole genome shotgun sequence genomic window:
- the LOC115861561 gene encoding cystatin-C-like: MAGSPRTPLLLLAVLALALALALAVSPAAGQGARKKGLVGGLMEADVNEKGVQEVVSFAITEYNKQSNDAYQSRAVRVVRAFKQVVSGLNYFLDVEIGRTTCTKSQDNLDNCPFHDQPQLKKQKLCNFYVYVVPWLNTMSLINFSCQDESGTGHQAGR, translated from the exons ATGGCCGGATCCCCGCGCACCCCGCTGCTTCTGCTGGCCGTCTTGGCCCtcgccctggccctggccctggccgtGAGCCCTGCGGCAGGGCAGGGCGCCAGAAAGAAAGGCCTGGTGGGCGGCCTGATGGAGGCGGACGTCAACGAGAAGGGCGTACAGGAGGTGGTGTCCTTTGCCATCACAGAGTACAACAAGCAAAGCAACGACGCCTATCAGAGCCGCGCGGTGCGCGTAGTGCGCGCCTTCAAGCAG GTTGTGTCCGGGCTGAACTACTTCTTGGACGTGGAGATTGGCCGAACCACGTGTACAAAGTCCCAGGACAACTTGGACAACTGTCCCTTCCATGACCAGCCACAACTGAAAAAG CAAAAGCTTTGCAACTTCTACGTTTACGTCGTCCCCTGGTTGAACACCATGTCCCTGATTAATTTCAGCTGCCAGGATGAATCGGGGACTGGGCATCAGGCAGGCCGCTGA